From the Natrarchaeobaculum aegyptiacum genome, one window contains:
- a CDS encoding heme NO-binding domain-containing protein, protein MHGIVHKTLEAYVVDRTDEETWDQLLERAGVEAALFLPVSYYDDADLEAILEAVTDAAVQDRRQIERGFGRRLAPELLSTFGAHVSDDWDLLALLASLESVAESVDASSTEATLPDVSGRRDGQATVVSYRSRRDTQYCGLAHGILEGLVDAADESATVSKHDCVETGDEACTFRVALE, encoded by the coding sequence ATGCACGGCATCGTCCACAAGACGCTCGAGGCGTACGTCGTCGATCGAACAGACGAGGAGACGTGGGACCAGCTCCTCGAACGCGCGGGCGTCGAGGCCGCGCTCTTCTTGCCGGTCAGTTACTACGACGACGCCGACCTCGAGGCGATCCTCGAGGCCGTCACCGACGCCGCAGTCCAGGACCGACGCCAGATCGAACGCGGCTTCGGGCGGCGACTCGCCCCGGAACTGCTGTCGACCTTCGGTGCACACGTTAGCGACGACTGGGACCTCCTCGCGTTGCTCGCCTCGCTCGAGTCGGTCGCCGAGAGCGTCGACGCATCGTCTACCGAGGCGACGCTGCCGGACGTCTCGGGCCGACGCGACGGGCAGGCGACCGTCGTCAGCTATCGGTCGCGACGCGATACCCAGTACTGCGGTCTCGCCCACGGCATCCTCGAGGGACTGGTCGACGCCGCCGACGAGTCGGCCACCGTCTCGAAACACGACTGTGTCGAGACGGGCGACGAGGCCTGTACGTTCCGCGTCGCACTCGAGTGA
- a CDS encoding ribose-phosphate diphosphokinase produces the protein MIVSGSASQSLAAELARELEEPLAAVDYDRFPDGELLASIPDPDLEGAERAIVVASTVSSDAHVELLQLQDALREAEVDEVVTVLPYMGYARQDRIFEAGQPISSRAVARAISSGTDRVLTVTPHEAAVCDFFEPSATAVDAAGRLAEPLPEDLTDPVFLSPDAGAIDLAETVRDAYGDGETDYFEKVRHSGTDVEITPSDVDVEGRDVVVTDDIIATGSTMSEAVAVLGDRGVGDVYVTCVHALLVRNAYAKLARAGVEAIYGTDTLEGPTSAVSVAPIVAEHL, from the coding sequence ATGATCGTCAGCGGATCCGCCTCACAGTCGCTCGCGGCCGAACTCGCCCGCGAACTCGAGGAGCCACTCGCAGCCGTCGACTACGACCGGTTTCCAGACGGCGAACTGCTCGCGTCGATTCCCGATCCCGATCTCGAGGGGGCCGAGCGAGCGATCGTCGTCGCCTCGACCGTCTCGAGCGACGCTCACGTCGAACTGCTCCAGTTGCAGGACGCCCTTCGCGAGGCCGAGGTCGACGAGGTCGTCACGGTCCTGCCGTACATGGGCTACGCTCGTCAGGATCGAATCTTCGAGGCCGGCCAGCCGATCTCCTCGCGCGCGGTCGCCCGGGCCATCTCGAGTGGCACCGACCGCGTGCTGACGGTCACCCCTCACGAGGCGGCCGTCTGTGACTTCTTCGAGCCGAGTGCGACGGCGGTCGACGCGGCGGGTCGGCTGGCCGAGCCGCTCCCCGAGGACCTCACCGACCCCGTCTTCCTCTCGCCGGACGCGGGTGCGATCGACCTCGCAGAGACCGTCCGCGACGCCTACGGCGACGGCGAGACCGACTACTTCGAGAAGGTTCGCCACTCGGGGACCGACGTCGAGATTACCCCGAGCGACGTCGACGTCGAGGGCCGGGACGTCGTCGTCACCGACGACATCATCGCCACCGGCTCGACCATGAGCGAGGCCGTCGCCGTCCTCGGCGACCGCGGCGTCGGCGACGTCTACGTCACCTGCGTCCACGCCCTGCTCGTTCGCAACGCCTACGCGAAACTCGCTCGAGCCGGCGTCGAGGCGATCTACGGGACGGACACGCTCGAGGGGCCGACCAGCGCGGTCTCAGTCGCTCCGATCGTCGCTGAACACCTCTGA
- a CDS encoding DUF2178 domain-containing protein translates to MIEPTATDRFSPRTYRRASNASYVVGIVALVAGLALGQPLLGVVAYVAGFALGVAIPSATSRPVYDERDEQLAARASELVLTGIGFGGFVVFVSLFVRSILGQFTWSSELLAVFWAWSAVWLLWGGTYTYVRLRA, encoded by the coding sequence ATGATCGAACCCACCGCAACCGACCGATTCAGCCCACGAACGTACCGGAGAGCGTCCAACGCGAGCTACGTCGTCGGGATCGTCGCTCTCGTTGCCGGACTCGCCCTCGGCCAGCCGTTGCTCGGCGTCGTGGCCTACGTCGCTGGATTCGCCCTCGGCGTGGCGATTCCCAGCGCCACCTCGAGGCCGGTCTACGACGAACGCGACGAACAACTGGCTGCACGCGCGAGCGAGCTCGTCCTGACGGGGATCGGCTTCGGCGGTTTCGTCGTGTTCGTCTCGCTATTCGTCCGCTCGATCCTCGGCCAGTTCACCTGGTCGAGCGAACTGCTGGCGGTCTTCTGGGCCTGGTCGGCCGTCTGGCTGCTCTGGGGCGGTACCTACACGTACGTCCGACTCCGAGCCTGA
- a CDS encoding conditioned medium-induced protein 4, which produces MNDKTEELRDIFTNVTDGAETVTESQEDTRGTLSSADRSDAERLENVITQMRERYDFETPLGTEDLVAVARGFYDDEDDATIADGLEADVDGETVFEARMSLHLFDEGDADEVDLAAIRDREEDDATLADEYDVTGDQIRRYRRVAAAEDESRAANDRYRDEFDSILADADIAGRMTGDVHEDGLEDATEGMETNVDF; this is translated from the coding sequence ATGAACGACAAAACCGAGGAACTCCGGGACATCTTCACGAACGTCACCGACGGTGCAGAGACGGTCACCGAGTCTCAGGAAGACACCCGCGGGACGCTCTCGTCGGCCGATCGGAGCGACGCAGAGCGCCTCGAGAACGTCATCACGCAGATGCGCGAGCGGTACGACTTCGAGACGCCGCTGGGGACGGAAGATCTGGTCGCCGTCGCCAGGGGGTTCTACGACGACGAGGACGACGCCACTATCGCCGATGGCCTCGAGGCGGACGTGGACGGGGAGACGGTCTTCGAAGCCCGGATGTCGTTGCACCTGTTCGACGAGGGCGACGCAGACGAGGTCGACCTCGCGGCGATCCGCGACCGCGAGGAAGACGACGCGACGCTGGCCGACGAGTACGACGTCACCGGGGACCAGATCCGTCGATACCGCCGCGTCGCAGCCGCAGAAGACGAGTCCCGGGCGGCGAACGACCGCTACCGCGACGAGTTCGACAGCATCCTCGCCGACGCCGACATCGCCGGTCGTATGACAGGCGACGTCCACGAGGACGGCCTCGAGGACGCCACGGAGGGCATGGAGACGAACGTCGACTTCTAG
- the glmM gene encoding phosphoglucosamine mutase, whose amino-acid sequence MEVFGSSGTRGVANEELTPAFVLRVAKAAGTVWGVDRAGIARDTRRTGRMLADAVASGLASTGTNVDRLGVVPTPAAQFYAEREGVPVVVVTASHNPPQYNGIKLVGPDGVELAVTDLSAIEETLLAEDYDHAPWDETGRVRSVEAVGRDYVDGLLAATDRERIADADLTVALDPGHGAGSLTSPQFFRDLGCRVVTVNAQPDGRFPGRDPEPVPDTLGDLERLVSATEADVGIAHDGDADRAIFVDEHGQVVQGDATLAALAAAQLEAGDTVVSAVNVSQRLVDVADEADADLELTPIGSTNIITRIRELEADGRSVPIAGEGNGGIFFPEYRLARDGAYTAARFLELVADQPVSEIVAPYDGYANVRRNLEYESTAERDAMLDAAANHAHSADAELNTRDGYRLDYGDAWVLARPSGTEPLVRISAEARDGERAAELATELYETLAAAKANV is encoded by the coding sequence ATGGAAGTGTTCGGATCCAGCGGGACGCGGGGCGTCGCCAACGAAGAACTGACGCCCGCGTTCGTCCTGCGCGTGGCGAAAGCTGCGGGGACGGTCTGGGGGGTCGACCGGGCCGGCATCGCCCGCGACACGCGCCGAACCGGTCGGATGCTGGCCGACGCCGTCGCGAGCGGGCTCGCGAGTACCGGCACGAACGTCGACCGGCTCGGGGTCGTCCCCACGCCGGCGGCACAGTTCTACGCCGAACGCGAGGGCGTCCCGGTCGTCGTCGTGACGGCTTCGCACAACCCGCCCCAGTACAACGGAATCAAGCTCGTCGGCCCCGACGGCGTCGAACTGGCCGTCACCGACCTCTCGGCGATCGAGGAGACCCTCCTCGCCGAAGACTACGATCACGCGCCGTGGGACGAAACGGGCCGGGTTCGGTCCGTCGAGGCCGTCGGCCGCGACTACGTCGACGGCCTCCTCGCGGCGACAGACCGCGAGCGCATCGCCGACGCCGACCTCACGGTCGCACTCGATCCCGGCCACGGCGCGGGATCGCTCACGAGCCCCCAGTTCTTCCGGGACCTCGGCTGTCGCGTCGTCACCGTCAACGCCCAGCCAGACGGGCGCTTCCCCGGCCGCGACCCCGAACCCGTCCCCGACACTCTCGGCGACCTGGAACGGCTCGTCAGCGCGACCGAGGCCGACGTCGGTATCGCCCACGACGGCGACGCGGACCGCGCGATCTTCGTCGACGAACACGGTCAGGTCGTCCAGGGCGACGCCACCCTCGCGGCCCTCGCCGCGGCCCAGCTCGAGGCCGGCGACACCGTCGTCTCCGCGGTCAACGTCTCCCAGCGGCTGGTCGACGTCGCCGACGAGGCCGACGCCGACCTCGAGTTGACGCCCATCGGCTCGACCAACATCATCACCCGCATCCGCGAACTCGAGGCCGACGGCCGGAGCGTCCCCATCGCCGGCGAGGGCAACGGCGGAATCTTCTTCCCGGAGTACCGGCTCGCCCGTGACGGCGCCTACACCGCCGCGCGCTTCCTCGAACTCGTCGCCGACCAGCCGGTCAGCGAGATCGTCGCCCCCTACGACGGCTACGCCAACGTCCGGCGAAACCTCGAGTACGAGTCGACCGCCGAACGCGACGCGATGCTCGACGCCGCGGCCAACCACGCTCACTCCGCAGACGCCGAACTCAACACCCGCGACGGCTACCGGCTGGACTACGGTGACGCCTGGGTGCTCGCACGTCCCTCCGGGACGGAACCGCTCGTCCGCATCTCAGCGGAAGCTCGGGACGGCGAGCGCGCGGCCGAACTCGCTACCGAGCTGTACGAGACACTCGCTGCAGCAAAGGCAAACGTCTGA
- a CDS encoding HVO_0234 family beta-propeller protein has protein sequence MHSIEEKRVYGDRSGATHAYVASGTGVVRVRIAGDAVGEFSLPVRCAARDLATSPDGHLLAVATDEDVLCCRLEADGRSDGGSSDPAHDESLEVVETGFGPAVAVGVDDEDLVAAGPDGRLARSSGEMCDSIEDDETDRRGAGDRDREPDWQSLSTDRIDDVRAIDGDLVGTDDGVYRLRDDRLEHAGLTDVRDVSAAGIPLAAAVDGLYKLGNGWMEILEDETVDRVAADAAAEFGRLERAHAVAGETLFELGPDDEWRSVSLPDSLESPDDRIVGVAYGESVYAATENGRVLARRDGGGAADVTDVDDANATTETADPDQWRVHTIGVQNVTSIECGPDRTP, from the coding sequence ATGCACTCCATCGAGGAGAAACGGGTCTACGGCGACCGGTCGGGTGCGACCCACGCCTACGTCGCGAGCGGGACGGGTGTCGTTCGCGTCCGGATCGCCGGCGATGCCGTCGGCGAGTTCTCCCTCCCCGTTCGCTGTGCGGCCCGCGACCTCGCGACGAGTCCAGACGGCCACCTGCTCGCGGTCGCGACCGACGAGGACGTCCTGTGCTGTCGCCTCGAGGCCGATGGCCGGTCCGATGGCGGCTCGAGCGATCCTGCCCACGACGAGTCACTCGAGGTCGTAGAGACGGGCTTCGGGCCCGCAGTCGCCGTCGGCGTCGACGACGAAGACCTCGTCGCGGCGGGACCCGACGGTCGACTCGCCCGGTCGTCGGGAGAGATGTGCGACTCGATCGAGGACGACGAAACGGACCGGCGAGGAGCGGGTGACCGGGATCGGGAACCGGACTGGCAGTCGCTTTCGACCGACCGAATCGACGACGTTCGCGCCATCGACGGCGACCTCGTCGGCACCGACGATGGCGTCTACCGCCTTCGTGACGACCGCCTCGAGCACGCCGGCCTGACCGACGTCCGGGACGTCTCCGCGGCTGGTATTCCGCTCGCTGCCGCCGTCGACGGTCTCTACAAACTCGGGAACGGCTGGATGGAAATTCTCGAGGACGAGACGGTCGACCGCGTCGCAGCCGACGCGGCGGCCGAGTTCGGGCGACTCGAGCGCGCCCACGCCGTCGCTGGCGAGACGCTGTTCGAACTGGGGCCCGACGACGAGTGGCGATCGGTTTCGTTGCCCGACTCGCTCGAGTCGCCGGACGATCGTATCGTCGGCGTCGCCTACGGCGAATCGGTCTACGCTGCGACCGAAAACGGCCGGGTACTGGCCCGACGCGACGGCGGCGGTGCAGCCGACGTAACCGACGTCGACGACGCGAACGCCACGACCGAAACGGCCGACCCAGACCAGTGGCGCGTCCACACGATCGGCGTCCAGAACGTGACCTCGATCGAGTGCGGACCCGACCGGACGCCGTAG
- a CDS encoding heterodisulfide reductase-related iron-sulfur binding cluster, which yields MNVVAQSDVGRETYLGISNTEYALFYLLVVIALAVLVYGVYQRFSRYAQGDDDPFDRLNDLGGRIASAARTVITNEKNFNRDLYGGLMHSFILWGFLTLLIATLIIGFEQYTTELIFGFVFWEGDFYLAYQFIVDAMGLLFVVGIGMAMYRRYWVRNHRLWGRHTSREDDIFIWTLFLLGVGGFLLEGARIYATGMPDHEVVSFVGYAIAMLLQAIDVPTTGAAVEATLEGTDYAAIASFGYNAESLHWLLWWSHSLLALFFVAWIPYAKPFHMLSSFANVVVADEKAGRRLPNVPADLDATNAESIDDFTWSELLDQDACTKCGRCSGVCPAKASNRPLDPRNVILDLKKYREHLENGGDEKEIIADGGVIETETMESCMACMACMDACPVDIEHLQSFTRLNRQMTDQGDIAPSMQDVFQNVMQNGNTFGDSPRSRGDWSEELEFDVADAREEEVEYLWYVGDFPSYDERNKQVARSLATILKEADVSFGILFEDEKYDGNDIRRVGEELLYVELAGHHVETWEDCEFEKIVCTDPHSYNTFKNEYPEVNFDEHADDELMPFDYDEQWNADGEVEVYHWTQAVEELVSEGKLDLNGDELDYTVTYHDPCHLGRYNDEYEAPRDLIRATGCELDEMPRNRANAFCCGGGGGGLWMDFEEEPKPSEERIREALEDTDAGAGVEKFVVACPMCMTMYEDGRKTGGFEDDIEIVDIAELIVEAIGAEEEAKLEVAAD from the coding sequence ATGAACGTCGTCGCACAGTCGGACGTCGGGAGGGAGACCTACCTCGGGATCAGCAACACCGAGTACGCGCTGTTTTATCTCCTCGTCGTGATCGCCCTCGCCGTGCTCGTCTACGGCGTTTACCAGCGGTTCAGCCGCTACGCGCAGGGCGACGACGATCCGTTCGACCGACTCAACGACCTCGGCGGACGAATCGCCAGCGCAGCAAGGACCGTCATCACGAACGAGAAGAACTTCAACAGGGACCTCTACGGCGGGCTGATGCACTCGTTCATCCTCTGGGGGTTCCTCACACTGCTGATCGCCACCCTCATCATCGGGTTCGAGCAGTACACCACCGAGCTCATCTTCGGCTTCGTCTTCTGGGAGGGCGACTTCTACCTCGCCTACCAGTTCATCGTCGACGCGATGGGCCTGCTGTTCGTCGTCGGCATCGGCATGGCGATGTACCGTCGCTACTGGGTCCGTAACCACCGCCTCTGGGGCCGTCACACCTCCCGCGAGGACGACATCTTCATCTGGACCCTGTTCTTGCTCGGCGTTGGCGGCTTCCTGCTCGAGGGCGCACGCATCTACGCGACCGGCATGCCCGACCACGAGGTCGTCAGTTTCGTCGGCTACGCCATCGCCATGCTCCTGCAGGCGATCGACGTCCCGACCACCGGTGCCGCCGTCGAAGCGACGCTCGAGGGGACCGACTACGCCGCGATCGCCTCCTTCGGCTACAACGCCGAGAGCCTCCACTGGCTGCTCTGGTGGAGCCACTCCCTGCTGGCGCTGTTCTTCGTCGCCTGGATCCCCTACGCCAAGCCGTTCCACATGCTCTCGTCGTTCGCAAACGTCGTCGTCGCCGACGAGAAGGCCGGCCGTCGACTCCCGAACGTCCCGGCGGACCTCGACGCGACCAACGCCGAATCCATCGACGACTTTACCTGGTCCGAACTGCTCGACCAGGACGCCTGTACCAAGTGTGGCCGCTGTTCCGGTGTCTGCCCTGCGAAGGCCTCGAACCGCCCACTGGACCCGCGAAACGTCATCCTCGACCTGAAGAAGTACCGCGAACATCTCGAGAACGGCGGCGACGAGAAGGAGATCATCGCCGACGGCGGCGTCATCGAGACCGAGACGATGGAATCGTGCATGGCCTGTATGGCCTGCATGGACGCCTGCCCGGTCGACATCGAACACCTGCAGTCCTTTACCCGACTCAACCGCCAGATGACCGACCAGGGCGACATCGCCCCGAGCATGCAAGACGTCTTCCAGAACGTGATGCAAAACGGCAACACGTTCGGCGACTCCCCGCGCTCTCGTGGCGACTGGAGCGAGGAACTCGAGTTCGACGTCGCAGACGCCCGCGAGGAAGAAGTCGAGTACCTCTGGTACGTCGGTGACTTCCCGAGCTACGACGAGCGCAACAAGCAGGTCGCCCGCTCGCTGGCGACCATCCTCAAGGAAGCCGACGTCAGCTTCGGCATCCTCTTCGAGGACGAAAAGTACGACGGCAACGACATCCGCCGCGTCGGCGAAGAACTGCTCTACGTCGAACTCGCCGGTCACCACGTCGAGACCTGGGAAGACTGTGAGTTCGAGAAGATCGTCTGTACGGACCCCCACTCGTACAACACGTTCAAAAACGAGTACCCCGAGGTCAACTTCGACGAACACGCCGACGACGAACTGATGCCGTTCGACTACGACGAACAGTGGAACGCAGACGGCGAGGTCGAGGTCTACCACTGGACGCAGGCTGTCGAGGAACTCGTCTCCGAGGGCAAACTCGACCTGAACGGCGACGAACTCGACTACACCGTCACCTACCACGACCCGTGTCACCTCGGGCGGTACAACGACGAGTACGAGGCACCGCGCGACCTCATCCGTGCGACCGGCTGTGAACTCGACGAGATGCCACGCAACCGCGCCAACGCCTTCTGCTGTGGTGGCGGCGGTGGCGGCCTCTGGATGGACTTCGAAGAAGAACCCAAACCCAGCGAAGAGCGCATCCGCGAGGCACTCGAGGACACCGACGCCGGCGCGGGCGTCGAGAAGTTCGTCGTCGCCTGCCCGATGTGCATGACGATGTACGAAGACGGCCGCAAGACCGGCGGCTTCGAAGACGACATCGAGATCGTCGACATCGCCGAACTCATCGTCGAGGCCATCGGCGCCGAGGAAGAGGCGAAACTCGAGGTCGCGGCGGACTGA
- a CDS encoding helix-turn-helix transcriptional regulator has translation MENDLRERREKADLSQGDLAAAVGVTRQTINAIERDRYDPSLELAFELAAYFDCAIEDIFDPADLVAGNGSQPE, from the coding sequence ATGGAAAACGACCTTCGCGAACGCCGGGAGAAAGCCGACCTGAGCCAGGGAGACCTGGCCGCGGCCGTCGGCGTCACCCGCCAGACGATCAACGCCATCGAACGGGACCGCTACGACCCGTCGCTCGAGCTGGCGTTCGAACTCGCGGCGTACTTCGACTGTGCGATCGAGGATATCTTCGACCCCGCCGATCTGGTCGCTGGAAACGGATCACAGCCGGAGTGA